A single genomic interval of Pelodiscus sinensis isolate JC-2024 unplaced genomic scaffold, ASM4963464v1 ctg46, whole genome shotgun sequence harbors:
- the LOC142826092 gene encoding E3 ubiquitin-protein ligase TRIM15-like isoform X2 — MGGRFWPGQFAGEAQWTLQGGAKLLGLFWFLILMFFCPQCWRLNPALPPPSPRPAELRTVTRPRSPAQRQPWLQSAPWKVSGRKRRVPSVWRISQPLSLCSKWTQAKRQMIVAEFQQLQQFLEEQTQQLLAQLEKLDEEIGRFQIDTVRNLSVQISRISERIGELEGTCQKPGSEFLQDVRGTLSRCETGQFQLPEEISLELEEQVRDFSQKTIALSETEGIQRHAALCTGESKRKVPWSFQTGISSLRN; from the exons ATGGGGGGGCGGTTCTGGCCGGGGCAGTTCGCGGGGGAGGCCCAATGGACCCTGCAGGGGGGAGCGaagcttttggggcttttttggtttttaattttgatgtTTTTTTGTCCTCAGTGCTGGCGCCtcaaccctgccctcccccccccctccccccgacctgcTGAGCTCAGGACAGTGACCCGGCCCCGGTCCCCAGCCCagcggcagccatggctgcagagcgcCCCGTGGAAGGTGTCCGGGAGGAAGCGCCGCGTCCcgtctgtctggaggatttcacagcccctgtcgctctgcagt aaatggacccaagccaagaggcagatgattgtggctgagtttcagcagctgcagcagtttcTGGAGGAACAAACGCAGCAACTCCTAGCCCAGCTGGAGAAATTagatgaggagattgggaggttcCAGATTGACACTGTCAGGAACCTCTCTGTGCAGATTTCCCGTATCAGCGAGAGGATTGGGGAACTGGAGGGGACATGTCAGAAGCCAggaagtgaattcctgcag gacgtcagaggcaccctgagtag gtgtgagactgGGCAATTCCAGCTGCCGGAAGAGATTTCCCTTGAACTAGAAGAACAAGTCAGAgatttctcccagaaaacgattgctctGTCAGAGACTGAGGGAATTCAAAG acacgctgccctctgcactggagagagcaagaggaaagtcccttggagctttcagacagg
- the LOC142826092 gene encoding E3 ubiquitin-protein ligase TRIM15-like isoform X3 — translation MGRGVRGAPGGSEAACAPVGLSAHLKWTQAKRQMIVAEFQQLQQFLEEQTQQLLAQLEKLDEEIGRFQIDTVRNLSVQISRISERIGELEGTCQKPGSEFLQDVRGTLSRCETGQFQLPEEISLELEEQVRDFSQKTIALSETEGIQRHAALCTGESKRKVPWSFQTGISSLRN, via the exons atgggacggggtgtgcggggagcaccaggaggctctgaagctgcATGTGCCCCTGTAGGACTGTCTGCTCACTTG aaatggacccaagccaagaggcagatgattgtggctgagtttcagcagctgcagcagtttcTGGAGGAACAAACGCAGCAACTCCTAGCCCAGCTGGAGAAATTagatgaggagattgggaggttcCAGATTGACACTGTCAGGAACCTCTCTGTGCAGATTTCCCGTATCAGCGAGAGGATTGGGGAACTGGAGGGGACATGTCAGAAGCCAggaagtgaattcctgcag gacgtcagaggcaccctgagtag gtgtgagactgGGCAATTCCAGCTGCCGGAAGAGATTTCCCTTGAACTAGAAGAACAAGTCAGAgatttctcccagaaaacgattgctctGTCAGAGACTGAGGGAATTCAAAG acacgctgccctctgcactggagagagcaagaggaaagtcccttggagctttcagacagg
- the LOC142826092 gene encoding E3 ubiquitin-protein ligase TRIM15-like isoform X4, producing the protein MIVAEFQQLQQFLEEQTQQLLAQLEKLDEEIGRFQIDTVRNLSVQISRISERIGELEGTCQKPGSEFLQDVRGTLSRCETGQFQLPEEISLELEEQVRDFSQKTIALSETEGIQRHAALCTGESKRKVPWSFQTGISSLRN; encoded by the exons atgattgtggctgagtttcagcagctgcagcagtttcTGGAGGAACAAACGCAGCAACTCCTAGCCCAGCTGGAGAAATTagatgaggagattgggaggttcCAGATTGACACTGTCAGGAACCTCTCTGTGCAGATTTCCCGTATCAGCGAGAGGATTGGGGAACTGGAGGGGACATGTCAGAAGCCAggaagtgaattcctgcag gacgtcagaggcaccctgagtag gtgtgagactgGGCAATTCCAGCTGCCGGAAGAGATTTCCCTTGAACTAGAAGAACAAGTCAGAgatttctcccagaaaacgattgctctGTCAGAGACTGAGGGAATTCAAAG acacgctgccctctgcactggagagagcaagaggaaagtcccttggagctttcagacagg